One genomic window of Opisthocomus hoazin isolate bOpiHoa1 chromosome 16, bOpiHoa1.hap1, whole genome shotgun sequence includes the following:
- the PPIH gene encoding peptidyl-prolyl cis-trans isomerase H, which yields MSALAANPNNPVVFFDVSIGGQEVGRMKIELFADVVPKTAENFRQFCTGEFRKDGVPIGYKGSTFHRVIKDFMIQGGDFVNGDGTGVASIYRGPFADENFKLKHSAPGLLSMANSGPSTNGCQFFITCSKCDWLDGKHVVFGKIVDGLLVMRKIENVPTGPNNKPKLPVVISQCGEM from the exons ATGTCGGCGCTGGCGGCCAACCCCAACAACCCCGTGGTGTTTTTCGATGTCAGCATCGGCGGGCAG GAGGTCGGCCGCATGAAGATCGAGCTGTTCGCCGACGTCGTGCCCAAAACAGCGGAGAACTTCAG gcaGTTTTGTACGGGTGAATTCAG gaaagatggtgtccctatAGGTTATAAAGGCAGCACTTTCCACAG GGTCATAAAGGATTTCATGATCCAAGGAGGTGACTTTGTAAAC GGAGACGGCACTGGAGTAGCCAGCATATATAGGGGTCCTTTTGCGGATGAAAACTTCAAGCTGAAACACTCTGCTCCTGGGCTGCTCTCGATG GCAAACAGTGGTCCAAGTACCAATGGCTGTCAGTTTTTCATTACGTGCTCCAAATGTGACTGGTTGGATGGAAAACATGTCGTGTTTG GTAAAATTGTCGATGGGCTGTTGGTCATGAGAAAAATTGAA AATGTGCCTACGGGTCCAAATAACAAACCCAAGCTGCCGGTTGTGATCTCCCAGTGTGGGGAAATGTAA